One window of Mastacembelus armatus chromosome 20, fMasArm1.2, whole genome shotgun sequence genomic DNA carries:
- the plcd1a gene encoding 1-phosphatidylinositol 4,5-bisphosphate phosphodiesterase delta-1a isoform X1: MFCFRENTRQTSHGRNNLELLDINGDENLKFLLKGGELVKIRSGSWQKTRFFKLQDDCKTLWHESKKTLNKNQTYSIDNVESVRMGRQSEGLNKYTDPSVERRCFTITFKNQQKNLDLMAASEENAKQWVNSLEKVINKMQNLSHQQKTEHWFLACIQKADKNADNMISLKELKHFLKQINIEVDDTYAADIFRKCDESNSGTLEGPEIKKFYELLTKREEIYVIYGTYAKTEGQMTANDLLNFLLNEQREKASIEDAVKLIQKYEVDGTAKEKNLMTKDGFLMYMTHEDSSIFNPAHKNMYQDMTQPLNHYYISSSHNTYLMEDQLKGPSSTEAYIKALMKSCRCVELDCWDGPNGEPIIYHGYTLTSKILFRDVIQAIKTYAFKTSPYPVILSLENHCTVDQQKLMAHYMISILGDALVTKPLSRTMPTTFPSPEELKGRFLIKGKRLNKLDDVFTNNNTIVQDAVSEEDEAAEENEQKSKPKKTKIKLAKELSDLVIYCKSVHFNSFQHAKDQQAFYEMSSFKESKAFNLAETSATAFMHHNMDKLSRIYPAGSRTDSSNYNPVPMWNVGCQIVALNFQTPCKEMYLNQGRFLPNGFCGYILKPEFQRNLSSQFNPNTLTKGPWLKKKNFHVMVISAQQLPKLKDKAKSIVDPFVKVEIHGVPADNAKKQTHHIDNNGFNPMWNERFSFDIHVPDLAMVQFVVEDYDSTSLNDFIGQYSLPLSSVQNGYRHIPLLTKRGDIISSAKVFVHLILLDAK; the protein is encoded by the exons atgttttgttttcgtGAAAACACGAGGCAGACCTCCCATGGGCGGAACAATCTTGAACTCCTAG ACATTAACGGAGATGAAAACCTTAAGTTTCTGCTAAAAGGTGGGGAGCTGGTCAAGATTCGCTCAGGCTCCTGGCAGAAGACCCGGTTCTTCAAATTGCAGGATGACTGCAAGACCTTGTGGCACGAGTCcaagaaaacattaaataaaaaccaGACCT aTTCCATTGATAATGTTGAATCAGTGCGCATGGGCCGTCAGTCTGAGGGGCTTAATAAATACACTGATCCTAGTGTTGAACGCCGCTGCTTCACCATCACCTTCAAGAACCAGCAGAAAAATCTTGACCTGATGGCAGCCAGTGAAGAGAATGCGAAACAGTGGGTCAACAGCCTGGAAAAGGTCATCAATAAGATGCAGAACCTCAGCCACCAGCAGAAGACTGAGCA TTGGTTCCTCGCCTGCATACAGAAAGCAGACAAAAATGCAGACAACATGATATCCCTGAAGGAGCTGAAGCACTTTTTGAAACAGATCAACATTGAAGTTGATGATACTTATGCAGCGGACATTTTCAGG AAATGTGACGAATCCAATTCAGGGACCCTGGAAGGCCCAGAGATCAAGAAGTTCTACGAACTACTAACGAAGAGAGAAGAGATATATGTAATTTATGGGACGTACGCTAAAACAGAGGGTCAGATGACTGCTAATGACCTGCTGAACTTCCTGCTGAATGAGCAGAGGGAGAAGGCATCCATTGAGGACGCTGTCAAACTCATTCAAAAATATGAGGTGGATGGGACGG CAAAGGAAAAGAATCTCATGACCAAAGATGGCTTCCTGATGTACATGACCCATGAGGATAGCTCAATCTTCAACCCAGCCCACAAAAACATGTATCAGGATATGACCCAGCCCCTCAACCATTATTACATCTCCTCCTCGCACAACACGTATTTGATGGAAGACCAACTCAAGGGACCCAGCAGCACAGAGGCTTACATAAA AGCACTGATGAAGAGCTGTCGCTGTGTGGAGCTGGACTGTTGGGACGGGCCTAATGGAGAGCCTATTATTTATCACGGCTACACACTCACATCCAAAATACTCTTCAGAGACGTCATCCAGGCCATCAAAACCTACGCCTTCAAA ACATCTCCGTATCCAGTGATCCTGTCCCTGGAGAACCACTGCACCGTGGATCAACAGAAACTCATGGCCCATTACATGATCTCCATCCTGGGTGATGCTTTGGTCACAAAGCCTCTGAGCAGGACCATGCCTACCACCTTCCCCTCGCCTGAG GAGCTGAAAGGAAGGTTCCTCATCAAGGGAAAACGACTGAACAAACTGGATGACGTCTTCACCAATAACAACACCATAGTGCAAGATGCTGTGTCTGAGGAGGATGAGGCTGCAGAGGAGAATGAACAAAAATCCAAACCTAAG aaaacaaaaattaaacttGCCAAAGAGCTCTCAGACCTTGTCATCTACTGCAAGAGTGTCCACTTTAACAGCTTTCAACATGCCAAAGACCAGCAGGCTTTCTATGAGATGTCATCCTTTAAGGAGAGCAAAGCATTCAACCTCGCTGAGACCTCTG CTACTGCCTTCATGCATCACAACATGGACAAACTCAGCAGGATCTACCCAGCCGGCTCCAGAACCGACTCCTCCAACTATAATCCAGTACCCATGTGGAATGTTGGCTGCCAGATAG TGGCGCTGAACTTCCAAACTCCCTGCAAGGAGATGTACCTAAATCAGGGGCGGTTCCTGCCAAATGGTTTTTGTGGCTACATCCTGAAACCTGAATTCCAGAGAAACCTGTCTTCTCAGTTTAATCCCAACACACTTACTAAAGGGCCCTGGCTAAAGAAGAAGAACTTTCATGTCATG GTGATCTCAGCTCAACAACTGCCTAAACTAAAGGACAAAGCAAAATCCATTGTTGACCCTTTTGTGAAAGTGGAGATTCATGGTGTCCCAGCAGACAATGCCAAAAAGCAAACTCACCACATTGATAACAATG GCTTCAACCCCATGTGGAATGAGCGCTTCAGCTTTGACATCCACGTCCCAGACCTGGCCATGGTGCAATTTGTAGTGGAGGATTATGATTCAACATCACTAAACGATTTCATTGGACAGTACAGTCTACCACTCTCCAGTGTACAGAATG GATATCGCCATATCCCCCTGCTCACCAAGAGAGGTGACATCATCTCTTCTGCTAAAGTGTTTGTGCATCTCATCCTCCTGGATGCCAAGTAG
- the plcd1a gene encoding 1-phosphatidylinositol 4,5-bisphosphate phosphodiesterase delta-1a isoform X2, which translates to MESNGRSDLHDINGDENLKFLLKGGELVKIRSGSWQKTRFFKLQDDCKTLWHESKKTLNKNQTYSIDNVESVRMGRQSEGLNKYTDPSVERRCFTITFKNQQKNLDLMAASEENAKQWVNSLEKVINKMQNLSHQQKTEHWFLACIQKADKNADNMISLKELKHFLKQINIEVDDTYAADIFRKCDESNSGTLEGPEIKKFYELLTKREEIYVIYGTYAKTEGQMTANDLLNFLLNEQREKASIEDAVKLIQKYEVDGTAKEKNLMTKDGFLMYMTHEDSSIFNPAHKNMYQDMTQPLNHYYISSSHNTYLMEDQLKGPSSTEAYIKALMKSCRCVELDCWDGPNGEPIIYHGYTLTSKILFRDVIQAIKTYAFKTSPYPVILSLENHCTVDQQKLMAHYMISILGDALVTKPLSRTMPTTFPSPEELKGRFLIKGKRLNKLDDVFTNNNTIVQDAVSEEDEAAEENEQKSKPKKTKIKLAKELSDLVIYCKSVHFNSFQHAKDQQAFYEMSSFKESKAFNLAETSATAFMHHNMDKLSRIYPAGSRTDSSNYNPVPMWNVGCQIVALNFQTPCKEMYLNQGRFLPNGFCGYILKPEFQRNLSSQFNPNTLTKGPWLKKKNFHVMVISAQQLPKLKDKAKSIVDPFVKVEIHGVPADNAKKQTHHIDNNGFNPMWNERFSFDIHVPDLAMVQFVVEDYDSTSLNDFIGQYSLPLSSVQNGYRHIPLLTKRGDIISSAKVFVHLILLDAK; encoded by the exons ATGGAGTCAAATGGCAGATCTGATCTACATG ACATTAACGGAGATGAAAACCTTAAGTTTCTGCTAAAAGGTGGGGAGCTGGTCAAGATTCGCTCAGGCTCCTGGCAGAAGACCCGGTTCTTCAAATTGCAGGATGACTGCAAGACCTTGTGGCACGAGTCcaagaaaacattaaataaaaaccaGACCT aTTCCATTGATAATGTTGAATCAGTGCGCATGGGCCGTCAGTCTGAGGGGCTTAATAAATACACTGATCCTAGTGTTGAACGCCGCTGCTTCACCATCACCTTCAAGAACCAGCAGAAAAATCTTGACCTGATGGCAGCCAGTGAAGAGAATGCGAAACAGTGGGTCAACAGCCTGGAAAAGGTCATCAATAAGATGCAGAACCTCAGCCACCAGCAGAAGACTGAGCA TTGGTTCCTCGCCTGCATACAGAAAGCAGACAAAAATGCAGACAACATGATATCCCTGAAGGAGCTGAAGCACTTTTTGAAACAGATCAACATTGAAGTTGATGATACTTATGCAGCGGACATTTTCAGG AAATGTGACGAATCCAATTCAGGGACCCTGGAAGGCCCAGAGATCAAGAAGTTCTACGAACTACTAACGAAGAGAGAAGAGATATATGTAATTTATGGGACGTACGCTAAAACAGAGGGTCAGATGACTGCTAATGACCTGCTGAACTTCCTGCTGAATGAGCAGAGGGAGAAGGCATCCATTGAGGACGCTGTCAAACTCATTCAAAAATATGAGGTGGATGGGACGG CAAAGGAAAAGAATCTCATGACCAAAGATGGCTTCCTGATGTACATGACCCATGAGGATAGCTCAATCTTCAACCCAGCCCACAAAAACATGTATCAGGATATGACCCAGCCCCTCAACCATTATTACATCTCCTCCTCGCACAACACGTATTTGATGGAAGACCAACTCAAGGGACCCAGCAGCACAGAGGCTTACATAAA AGCACTGATGAAGAGCTGTCGCTGTGTGGAGCTGGACTGTTGGGACGGGCCTAATGGAGAGCCTATTATTTATCACGGCTACACACTCACATCCAAAATACTCTTCAGAGACGTCATCCAGGCCATCAAAACCTACGCCTTCAAA ACATCTCCGTATCCAGTGATCCTGTCCCTGGAGAACCACTGCACCGTGGATCAACAGAAACTCATGGCCCATTACATGATCTCCATCCTGGGTGATGCTTTGGTCACAAAGCCTCTGAGCAGGACCATGCCTACCACCTTCCCCTCGCCTGAG GAGCTGAAAGGAAGGTTCCTCATCAAGGGAAAACGACTGAACAAACTGGATGACGTCTTCACCAATAACAACACCATAGTGCAAGATGCTGTGTCTGAGGAGGATGAGGCTGCAGAGGAGAATGAACAAAAATCCAAACCTAAG aaaacaaaaattaaacttGCCAAAGAGCTCTCAGACCTTGTCATCTACTGCAAGAGTGTCCACTTTAACAGCTTTCAACATGCCAAAGACCAGCAGGCTTTCTATGAGATGTCATCCTTTAAGGAGAGCAAAGCATTCAACCTCGCTGAGACCTCTG CTACTGCCTTCATGCATCACAACATGGACAAACTCAGCAGGATCTACCCAGCCGGCTCCAGAACCGACTCCTCCAACTATAATCCAGTACCCATGTGGAATGTTGGCTGCCAGATAG TGGCGCTGAACTTCCAAACTCCCTGCAAGGAGATGTACCTAAATCAGGGGCGGTTCCTGCCAAATGGTTTTTGTGGCTACATCCTGAAACCTGAATTCCAGAGAAACCTGTCTTCTCAGTTTAATCCCAACACACTTACTAAAGGGCCCTGGCTAAAGAAGAAGAACTTTCATGTCATG GTGATCTCAGCTCAACAACTGCCTAAACTAAAGGACAAAGCAAAATCCATTGTTGACCCTTTTGTGAAAGTGGAGATTCATGGTGTCCCAGCAGACAATGCCAAAAAGCAAACTCACCACATTGATAACAATG GCTTCAACCCCATGTGGAATGAGCGCTTCAGCTTTGACATCCACGTCCCAGACCTGGCCATGGTGCAATTTGTAGTGGAGGATTATGATTCAACATCACTAAACGATTTCATTGGACAGTACAGTCTACCACTCTCCAGTGTACAGAATG GATATCGCCATATCCCCCTGCTCACCAAGAGAGGTGACATCATCTCTTCTGCTAAAGTGTTTGTGCATCTCATCCTCCTGGATGCCAAGTAG
- the dlec1 gene encoding deleted in lung and esophageal cancer protein 1, translating to MLEQPETTETSWFEPPVSSHKPASGKSQDISHVLASTFKDLYTKDIIGKDTLSNLIQTNNGRSSYHDKYVAELQQIHSEYTQCIKEADILESHIIHARAQAAARESQAYERMTEKIEGFSDQQDALIVKSEFFWCVDKDLLEVNNLISPQAYLRTEKPRMKPPAPIKLDPAKPTISYTMHVSREPQDDGYTFIPSSEKTVLEMNEMDLSLTSDCSSNIPQKKTQREKPNLTKPRPKWKDEPSTKDWALEMDKLQKLKDRHNFLRNPRFLPPNAHQGGASLILPRTRVVKTNHERKGMEEQSCTDEPISVFLSNPSVLVFTDYSVGHVYETTLELKNLTSSSRHVRVIPPTSPFFSIGLGRFPGDGGVVAPGMSCKYTVRFAPDSLADYDDFIVVESQAEHLFVVPIAARRPPPILSLPRVLDCGYCLIGGVKFVEFLCQNFGLSPGTFCIIPKNQWPASNLRSVARTYFSEQPPFAVSPSVFVLQPEEATVVEVVFFPTTAEKSRQVFTVVCDNCQVKDITIEGEGHLIALELVSVSGEKKPPVISDVHDLTAEHCVHFNPCNPHSAQQKTLIIRNNVHLELPFHWRIMVHLATEDVFHISPLTGLLGPCQDHEFLFTFCPKKLKDYHSVCQLVLQDVPQLPEPTENGVLHPVQTGSKVSDVIVMEIEVKGSAEPYQVLLEPYAVVIPGEIFISTTTRRQFKMWNHSKTFIIFQWERMNSTSHIIEVEPSTGRIEENECFDFDLIMTGGKPERVVTALVCHIKHHHEPVTLAVEVSFKGPIVTLSLPSVDFGLMRHGEQTQTTLLLTNTCHLEASWTIEEKFNSEQGHEDTQIFVEPCRGVLPPLASCSVNVLFKPRFCQHFETELELRVENGTGCHLSVQADVQSPQVCLLNCELLLSELYIGVPAKSTVTLFNQTLMPSHFRWMAQLQGKQASLCTASFDPSSGTLGPNASLEITVHFTSHTDLEVAELAARCEIQGMASPLVLGISASKTKKLCVSYSLPNVSSNPDDKSPSTLVLDFGNDVVLKRAVTKQLLMTNLTPVTAPFTIEAEYFSCHAFKPSNQSEKRFTYVKKPLHSVQAKKVEKKSHEEFVRHLLAHGKGAAFFVLPSTGVLGPFETQTVDVTAYTDMWGEYKDHLICKVGDLEPTLLPMQMTVTGCPLFFQMTGPQPDDQNQGPTVQFGTQVSGGDTVSRSFRINNPTMVDIRMDWETYNIDKNDHKLVDMVVTYGEAFPVKDADGNEVMSGPLRLSDRNIQTTWKTSQTLSDSLQSMTDVEEEEYITETNYEEEHTCLYPCSAKKKLFSVHIRPHVGNLSDYPYCITPQQIVIPAKSSSTIHVSFTPLTLSGSASESRCVGLALGFMSLDSEFAACVPGKVVRAQGLDLEPVRMDLLATVKPAGLLVQMDGDEGVLDFYASAGDLLNAESGKELTLQDFNITKSLQLKNTSEMPLRFRLGTQPPFTVLKPQFLAQTGTSNNLPTGNSQSLVLHPQHSMQIKVAFHCSLLLLDHVDQKDEELPLGVTMIHSACGQRKLRFEQNLLIHYSNNSLQTVALCAYLDLATLRLPSNNINFGFTYVRQTRTIEVNLYCHGAHTYWKSVIESDERDSLVFRVTPDSGLLKSKELHVSSCSRCLEISFTPSEDREFRATMIIQSPLVKTPLTLQLQGTGSFDEVYRSNEMTF from the exons ATGCTTGAACAACCAGAGACGACAGAAACATCGTGGTTTGAGCCGCCTGTGAGCAGCCACAAACCGGCCTCAGGGAAATCACAG GACATTTCTCACGTATTAGCAAGCACCTTTAAAGACCTTTACACAAAAGATATAATTGGGAAAGACACTTTGTCCAACCTCATCCAGACAAATAATGGACGAAGCAGCTACCATGACAAATATGTTGCAGAGCTTCAACAG ATTCATTCTGAATACACCCAGTGCATAAAAGAGGCAGATATATTGGAGAGTCATATCATTCATGCCAGAGCTCAGGCTGCGGCCAGAGAAAGCCAGGCCTATGAGAGAATGACAGAGAAGATAGAAGGTTTTTCTGATCAACAGGACGCCCTAATAG TCAAATCAGAGTTTTTCTGGTGTGTCGACAAAGATCTTCTTGAAGTGAACAACCTGATCTCACCCCAGGCCTACCTACGCACAGAAAAGCCACGGATGAAACCACCCGCACCAA TAAAATTGGATCCTGCTAAACCCACCATTTCCTACACTATGCATGTTTCACGGGAACCTCAGGATGATGGTTATACATTTATTCCCAGTTCTGAAAAGACTGTgttagaaatgaatgaaatggacCTCAGCCTGACCTCAGACTGCAGCTCAAATATCCCACAGAAGAAGACTCAAAGGGAG AAGCCAAACTTGACTAAACCCAGACCAAAGTGGAAGGATGAGCCCAGCACAAAGGATTGGGCATTGGAAATGGACAAACTTCAGAagctgaaagacagacacaacTTCCTACGCAATCCTCGCTTCCTTCCTCCAAATGCTCATCAGGGTGGTGCATCCCTCATATTGCCCAGGACCAGAGTGGTGAAAACGAATCATGAGAGGAAAGGAATGGAGGAGCAAAG CTGCACAGATGAACCTATCTCAGTGTTTCTATCAAATCCTTCAGTGCTTGTCTTTACTGACTACAGTGTGGGACATGTTTATGAG ACAACACTGGAGCTGAAAAACTTGACTTCTTCAAGTCGTCATGTTCGAGTCATTCCCCCTACCTCTCCCTTCTTCTCTATTGGCTTAG GAAGATTCCCTGGTGACGGTGGTGTTGTTGCCCCGGGGATGAGTTGTAAGTACACAGTGCGCTTTGCACCAGACTCCTTGGCAGACTATGACGACTTTATTGTGGTAGAGTCTCAGGCTGAGCACCTGTTTGTAGTGCCCATTGCAGCCAGACGACCCCCTCCAATACTCAGCT TACCAAGAGTTCTGGACTGTGGTTATTGTCTGATTGGAGGAGTAAAATTTGTTGAGTTCCTGTGCCAAAATTTTGGCCTCAGTCCTGGAACCTTCTGCATAATCCCCAAGAACCAGTGGCCAGCGTCAAACCTCAGG tCTGTAGCCAGAACCTACTTTTCTGAGCAACCACCTTTTGCAGTCAGTCCATCTGTTTTTGTGCTACAGCCAGAAGAGGCCACTGTAGTGGAG gttgtTTTTTTCCCGACCACTGCTGAGAAGAGCCGTCAAGTATTCACTGTTGTCTGTGACAACTGCCAGGTGAAAGATATTACCATTGAAG GTGAGGGCCACCTGATTGCTCTTGAGCTTGTGTCTGTATCTGGGGAGAAGAAGCCTCCAGTAATTAGTGATGTGCATGACCTCACTGCAGAGCACTGTGTCCATTTCAACCCATGTAACCCTCACTCAGCGCAACAGAAAACACTCATCATTAGAAATAATGT CCACTTGGAGTTACCGTTCCACTGGCGGATAATGGTGCACTTGGCCACAGAGGATGTGTTCCACATCAGTCCCCTAACAGGCCTGCTGGGTCCCTGCCAGGACCACGAGTTCCTGTTTACCTTCTGTCCTAAAAAG CTGAAGGACTACCACAGCGTCTGTCAATTAGTCCTGCAGGATGTACCACAGCTGCCAGAGCCTACTGAAAATGG TGTCCTCCATCCTGTGCAAACAGGCTCCAAGGTGAGCGATGTCATTGTCATGGAGATAGAGGTCAAGGGTTCAGCAGAGCCCTACCAGGTCCTGCTGGAGCCCTATGCAGTTGTAATCCCTGGAGAGATTTTTATTTCCACAACCACTCGCAGGCAGTTCAAG ATGTGGAATCATAGCAAGACCTTCATCATTTTTCAATGGGAAAGGATGAACAGCACCAGCCATATAATCGAAGTAGAGCCCTCTACTGGCAGAATAG aggaGAATGAGTGCTTTGATTTTGATCTGATTATGACCGGAGGGAAACCAGAGAGGGTTGTGACTGCTCTGGTTTGCCATATAAAGCACCATCATGAGCCTGTAACTTTGGCTGTGGAAGTCTCCTTCAAG GGTCCCATAGTGACCCTTAGTCTACCCAGTGTGGACTTTGGGCTCATGAGGCATGGGGAGCAGACccagaccacactgctcctTACCAACACCTGTCATTTGGAGGCCTCCTGGACAATAGAGGAAAAGTTTAACAGTGAACAGGGCCATGAAGACACACAG ATATTTGTAGAGCCATGCAGAGGTGTTCTTCCCCCCTTGGCCTCTTGCAGTGTGAACGTGCTCTTTAAGCCACGATTCTGCCAGCACTTCGAAACAGAGTTGGAGCTGAGGGTGGAGAATGGAACAGGGTG TCACCTGTCAGTGCAAGCAGATGTTCAGTCTCCTCAGGTTTGTCTGCTAAACTGTGAGCTTCTACTCTCTGAACTCTACATTGGCGTTCCTGCCAAGAGCACTGTCACTCTTTTCAACCAGACCCTGATGCCTTCACACTTCAGATGGATG GCTCAGCTACAGGGTAAACAGGCTTCACTGTGTACAGCCAGTTTTGACCCCTCTTCTGGTACTCTGGGACCTAATGCCAGTTTAGAGATCACAGTTCATTTTACTTCTCACACAGAT CTAGAAGTGGCCGAGTTGGCTGCTCGCTGTGAAATCCAGGGGATGGCCTCTCCTCTTGTTTTGGGCATTTCAGCTTCCAAAACCAAGAAACTTTGTGTATCCTACTCGTTGCCCAATGTCAG CTCTAATCCAGATGATAAGAGCCCCTCAACACTAGTGCTTGACTTTGGAAATGATGTTGTTTTGAAGAGAGCCGTTACTAAGCAGTTACTAATGACCAATCTAACACCTGTTACTGCACCTTTCACCATAGAGGCAGAATATTTCTCCTGTCATGCATTCAAGCCAAGTAACCAGTCAGAGAAAAG ATTCACATATGTCAAGAAGCCGCTTCACTCTGTTCAAGCTaagaaagtagaaaaaaagtcacatgagg AGTTTGTGAGACACCTACTGGCTCATGGAAAAGGTGCAGCTTTCTTTGTCCTACCAAGCACAGGGGTGCTGGGGCCATTTGAGACACAGACTGTGGACGTAACTGCATACACAGACATGTGGGGGGAATACAAAGATCATCTCATATGCAAA GTGGGGGATCTTGAGCCCACACTTCTCCCCATGCAGATGACAGTGACAGGctgtcctctgttcttccaAATGACAGGCCCGCAACCAGATGATCAGAACCAAGGGCCAACTGTGCA GTTTGGCACTCAAGTATCTGGAGGTGATACAGTGTCTCGTTCTTTTCGCATCAATAATCCCACCATGGTTG ATATTCGCATGGACTGGGAGACATACAACATAGATAAGAATGATCATAAGCTGGTAGATATGGTGGTGACATATGGAGAAGCCTTCCCAGTCAAAGATGCTGATGGCAATGAGGTAATGAGTGGACCATTAAGGCTTTCAGATAGGAACATTCAAACAACTTGGAAAACAAGTCAGACCCTCTCAGACTCTCTGCAAAGCATGACT GATGTAGAAGAGGAGGAATATATAACAGAAACCAACTATGAAGAGGAGCACACCTGTCTTTATCCTTGTTCTGCAAAGAAAAAGCTCTTCTCTGTCCACATCCGACCTCATGTGGGAAATCTCTCAGATTACCCTTACTGCATCACACCTCAGCAGATT GTCATTCCAGCAAAGAGTAGCAGCACAATCCATGTATCTTTCACTCCTTTGACTCTTTCTGGGTCAGCTTCTGAGTCCCGATGTGTGGGGTTGGCTTTGGGTTTTATGAGTCTGGACTCTGAG TTTGCTGCCTGTGTCCCAGGTAAAGTTGTAAGAGCTCAGGGTTTGGATTTGGAGCCTGTCAGGATGGATCTGCTAGCCACCGTTAAGCCTGCAGG GCTGTTAGTCCAGATGGATGGGGATGAGGGAGTGCTGGATTTCTACGCATCAGCTGGTGATTTACTGAACGCAGAATCAGGGAAGGAG CTGACTCTGCAAGACTTTAACATCACCAAGAGCcttcagctgaaaaacacatcagagatGCCTCTACGCTTCAGGCTGGGCACTCAGCCTCCATTTACAGTGCTTAAACCGCAGTTTCTAGCCCAGACCGGCACTTCCAACAACCTGCCAACTGGTAACAGTCAGTCTCTGGTGCTACATCCACAACACAGCATGCAG ATAAAAGTGGCTTTTCACTGCTCCCTGCTCCTTCTGGACCATGTAGACCAGAAAGATGAGGAACTCCCTCTTGGGGTAACAATGATCCATAGTGCATGTGGGCAGAGGAAGCTGAGGTTTGAGCAAAACCTCCTGATTCACTACAGCAATAACAGCCTGCAG ACAGTGGCCCTCTGTGCCTATCTTGATCTTGCTACACTGCGTCTGCCCAGTAATAACATCAACTTTGGTTTCACTTACGTACGGCAGACACGGACAATCGAAGTGAACCTCTACTGTCATGGCGCCCACACATACTGGAAATCAGTTATAG AGTCGGATGAAAGGGACTCTCTTGTGTTCAGAGTAACACCAGACTCTGGGCTCCTCAAGTCCAAGGAGCTGCAtgtcagcagctgcagtagGTGTCTAGAGATCAGCTTCACTCCCAG TGAGGACCGAGAGTTCAGGGCCACTATGATCATCCAGTCTCCCCTGGTGAAGACACCCCTCACTCTGCAGCTCCAAGGAACAGGATCATTTGATGAAGTATATAGGTCCAATGAGATGACCTTCTAA